A single Brachybacterium sillae DNA region contains:
- the glf gene encoding UDP-galactopyranose mutase, which produces MSTPDLLIVGSGLFGLTLADRAAREHGVRVTVIDRRDHIGGNAYSERDEATGIEIHRYGAHLFHTSNTRVWEYVNTFTEFTHYQHRVYTNHKGVVYPLPINLGTINQFFQAAYTPDEARALIAEQAGELAGADPTTLDEKGISLIGRPLYEAFIKNYTGKQWQTDPKNLPASIITRLPVRYTYDNRYFNDTYEGLPKDGYTAWLERMADHPNIEVKLSTDYFDTSQPLNKDAVRGQVPVVYTGPLDRYFDYAEGDLGWRTIDLETEHLDVGDFQGTSVMNYADADVPYTRIIEPRHFHPERDYPKDRTVIQREYSRFAHRDEEPYYPINSSTDRERLLAYRGRAEHEPRTLFGGRLGTYQYLDMHMAIGSALSMADNKLPALLRG; this is translated from the coding sequence GTGTCGACACCCGACCTCCTCATCGTCGGTTCCGGCCTGTTCGGCCTGACCCTCGCGGACCGTGCAGCCCGTGAGCATGGCGTGCGGGTCACCGTCATCGACCGGCGCGACCACATCGGCGGCAATGCCTACTCCGAGAGGGACGAGGCCACCGGCATCGAGATCCACCGCTACGGTGCCCACCTGTTCCACACCTCCAACACGCGCGTGTGGGAGTACGTCAACACGTTCACGGAATTCACGCACTACCAGCATCGCGTGTATACGAACCACAAGGGTGTGGTGTATCCGCTGCCGATCAACCTCGGCACCATCAACCAGTTCTTCCAGGCGGCGTACACCCCTGATGAGGCCCGCGCCCTCATCGCCGAGCAGGCCGGGGAACTCGCGGGCGCCGACCCCACCACCCTCGATGAGAAGGGCATCAGCCTCATCGGCCGCCCCCTGTACGAGGCGTTCATCAAGAACTACACGGGCAAGCAGTGGCAGACCGATCCGAAGAACCTGCCCGCCTCGATCATCACGCGCCTGCCGGTGCGATACACCTACGACAACCGCTACTTCAACGACACCTACGAGGGGCTGCCCAAGGACGGGTACACCGCATGGCTCGAGAGGATGGCGGACCACCCGAACATCGAGGTGAAGCTGTCCACCGACTACTTCGACACCTCGCAGCCGCTCAACAAGGACGCCGTGCGCGGTCAGGTGCCCGTGGTGTACACCGGTCCCCTCGACCGGTACTTCGACTACGCCGAGGGTGATCTGGGCTGGCGCACCATCGATCTCGAGACCGAGCATCTCGACGTCGGGGATTTCCAGGGCACCTCCGTGATGAACTATGCCGATGCGGACGTCCCCTACACCCGCATCATCGAGCCACGTCATTTCCATCCGGAGCGGGACTACCCGAAGGACCGCACGGTGATCCAGCGCGAGTATTCGCGCTTCGCCCATCGTGACGAGGAGCCGTACTACCCGATCAACTCCTCGACCGACCGAGAGCGCCTGCTGGCATACCGCGGTCGCGCCGAGCACGAGCCCCGCACCCTCTTCGGAGGGCGCCTGGGCACCTACCAGTACCTCGACATGCATATGGCGATCGGCTCGGCCCTCTCCATGGCCGACAACAAGCTGCCCGCGCTGCTGCGCGGCTGA
- a CDS encoding glycosyltransferase — protein sequence MTAPQITRGTARGTHRITAQDVTVLMPVWRGDRPDRFRAALRSATGDQTAPPAELLVVVDGPVGSDLADVLHAVEDGEFGPARVLRAPEHRGLAPTLQEGLEAVRTAYVARADADDLCRPERLELQIRAVRAQPVDLLGGAMQEFSEAVPRGTGPLRVRPLHHQQIVRYLRGHSPFHHPTVMMRADAARDAGGYRDLPLLEDYWLWERMILAGARCANLPDVLVDYRVDADLFARRGGLRLLRSDLRLQRILHRDGVISAPRMLLNLGHRAAYRLAPWWLRRWGYRVLVEGRAPARADGAPGAAEAGQGSGGAPRRVQTGRTGPLG from the coding sequence ATGACGGCTCCGCAGATCACGCGCGGGACGGCACGGGGAACGCATCGGATCACCGCCCAGGACGTCACCGTCCTGATGCCGGTGTGGCGGGGTGACCGGCCCGACCGGTTCCGCGCCGCCCTGCGCTCCGCGACCGGTGACCAGACGGCACCGCCGGCAGAACTCCTCGTCGTCGTCGACGGCCCCGTCGGGAGCGATCTCGCCGACGTGCTGCACGCCGTGGAGGACGGGGAGTTCGGGCCCGCGCGGGTGCTGCGCGCGCCTGAGCATCGCGGCCTCGCCCCCACCCTGCAGGAGGGACTCGAGGCGGTGCGCACCGCGTACGTGGCCCGGGCCGACGCTGATGACCTGTGTCGACCCGAGCGCCTGGAGCTGCAGATCCGGGCCGTCCGTGCGCAGCCCGTGGACCTCCTCGGCGGGGCCATGCAGGAATTCTCCGAGGCGGTGCCGCGGGGGACCGGCCCACTCCGGGTGAGGCCCCTGCATCACCAACAGATCGTGCGGTACCTGCGCGGGCACAGCCCCTTCCACCACCCGACGGTCATGATGCGCGCCGACGCGGCGCGCGATGCCGGTGGCTACCGGGACCTTCCCCTGCTGGAGGACTACTGGCTGTGGGAGAGGATGATCCTGGCCGGAGCGCGCTGCGCCAACCTGCCCGACGTGCTCGTGGACTACCGCGTCGACGCCGACCTGTTCGCCCGCCGCGGTGGACTGCGTCTGCTGCGCAGCGATCTGAGGTTGCAGCGGATCCTGCACCGCGACGGTGTCATCAGCGCCCCGCGCATGCTGCTGAACCTCGGCCACCGGGCCGCCTACCGCCTCGCCCCCTGGTGGCTGCGCCGCTGGGGGTACCGGGTCCTGGTGGAGGGGCGCGCCCCGGCGCGTGCAGACGGAGCACCCGGGGCTGCAGAAGCGGGCCAGGGATCTGGCGGCGCGCCCCGGCGCGTGCAGACGGGGCGCACGGGGCCGCTGGGCTAG
- a CDS encoding glycosyltransferase, whose translation MRSSSEAPSAGSHGAERVVAVVVTYNRQQLLRECLDGLAAQTRPPQAVVVIDNASTDASGRVAAQHPVVTETIPLQRNVGGAGGFATGIARALQVHGADWVWVMDDDTVPRPRALEALLRAADRARPVPSVLSSRAVWTDGRDHPMNRSRVRVGASPREKTQARALGARPIRTASYVSALLRAEDVRRHGLPHADYFIWSDDFEHTGRLLRRGLGLQVDDSVVEHRTRLFGSAQASPGERFSLDVRNRLWALLRTRSFTWWERVLYGGSTVVGWIRLLRREPDLLPLGGRGLRDALVRRPRPSWQVLAADPEQAALIRAVDEAAGR comes from the coding sequence GTGAGGTCGTCATCCGAAGCCCCGTCCGCCGGATCCCACGGTGCGGAACGGGTCGTCGCCGTCGTCGTCACCTACAACCGGCAGCAGCTGCTGCGGGAGTGCCTCGACGGTCTGGCCGCGCAGACCCGCCCGCCGCAGGCTGTGGTGGTCATCGACAACGCCTCCACGGACGCGTCCGGGCGTGTCGCCGCACAGCACCCCGTCGTCACCGAGACCATCCCCCTGCAGCGGAACGTCGGCGGGGCCGGGGGGTTCGCCACCGGCATCGCCCGCGCCCTCCAGGTGCACGGTGCCGACTGGGTGTGGGTGATGGATGACGACACCGTTCCGCGGCCCCGCGCCCTGGAGGCTCTGCTGCGTGCGGCCGACCGTGCCCGGCCGGTGCCCTCCGTGCTCAGCTCCCGTGCGGTGTGGACCGACGGCCGTGATCACCCCATGAACCGCTCCCGTGTGCGGGTGGGCGCCTCGCCCCGGGAGAAGACCCAGGCCCGCGCACTCGGTGCGCGGCCGATCCGTACCGCCAGTTATGTCTCGGCGCTGTTGCGCGCCGAGGACGTGCGCCGCCACGGGCTGCCCCATGCCGACTACTTCATCTGGTCCGATGACTTCGAGCACACCGGGCGCCTCCTGCGCCGGGGTCTCGGTCTGCAGGTGGACGACTCCGTGGTCGAGCACCGCACGCGGCTGTTCGGCAGTGCCCAGGCCTCCCCGGGAGAACGTTTCTCTCTCGATGTGCGCAATCGCCTGTGGGCGCTGCTCCGCACCCGTTCCTTCACCTGGTGGGAGCGGGTGCTCTACGGCGGGAGCACCGTCGTCGGCTGGATCCGTCTGCTGCGCCGTGAGCCCGATCTGCTGCCGCTGGGCGGGCGGGGTCTGCGCGATGCCCTGGTGCGTCGACCGCGTCCCTCCTGGCAGGTGCTCGCCGCCGATCCCGAGCAGGCTGCACTGATCCGTGCGGTCGATGAGGCGGCCGGTCGATGA
- a CDS encoding LCP family protein, with protein sequence MRTGSTVRRIGPATPVAAERPTRPMPRVEAEIGGPPTAGPPAPAPRPSGSRPSTRRRRGIRRIPRPVRQATTLLCLLLVISLGWGIGLAGWADSRIAHVDALSSAEGTRGTTYLMAGSDRRGGTTVADDGTEGQRADTIILLHRAPNGRSSLVSLPRDTLVDIPGHGRMKLNAAYALGGPALLVRTVEEFTGLTVDHFVEVGFDGVASLVDAVGTVNLCIDRDVDDPKSGLRMTQGCHDVGGEQALAFVRARAFDPTADIGRQQRQQQFLAALMKRSASPGVLFNPVAQVRLAGAGSAALRTDERSGILDVGRMALTMRDAQNDGRVLSIPIEDPQFRTRHSGVAILTDDDEVRSFFAGIRDGSAEPPGTTG encoded by the coding sequence GTGCGCACCGGATCGACGGTGCGACGGATCGGCCCCGCGACACCGGTGGCCGCAGAGCGACCGACCCGGCCGATGCCCCGGGTCGAGGCGGAGATCGGGGGTCCGCCGACCGCCGGTCCTCCGGCGCCCGCTCCCCGCCCCAGCGGTTCGCGGCCGTCGACACGGCGACGCCGCGGCATCCGCCGCATCCCCCGCCCGGTCCGGCAGGCGACCACGCTGCTGTGCCTGCTGCTGGTCATCAGCCTGGGATGGGGCATCGGGCTGGCGGGGTGGGCCGACAGCCGCATCGCGCATGTCGACGCGCTCTCCTCTGCTGAGGGAACCCGAGGAACCACGTACCTCATGGCCGGCTCCGACCGCCGCGGGGGCACGACCGTCGCCGATGACGGCACCGAGGGGCAGCGTGCCGACACCATCATCCTTCTGCACCGCGCCCCCAACGGCCGCTCCTCACTGGTCTCGCTGCCGCGGGACACCCTGGTGGACATCCCCGGCCACGGGAGGATGAAGCTCAACGCCGCCTACGCCCTCGGTGGCCCCGCCCTGCTGGTGCGCACCGTCGAGGAGTTCACCGGGCTGACGGTGGACCATTTCGTCGAGGTCGGGTTCGACGGCGTCGCCTCCCTGGTGGACGCCGTCGGCACCGTGAACCTGTGCATCGACCGGGATGTCGACGACCCCAAGTCGGGCCTGCGCATGACGCAGGGTTGCCATGACGTCGGCGGCGAGCAGGCCCTCGCCTTTGTGCGCGCCCGGGCCTTCGACCCCACGGCCGACATCGGCCGGCAGCAGCGTCAGCAGCAGTTCCTGGCGGCACTGATGAAGCGCTCCGCCTCCCCCGGGGTGCTGTTCAACCCGGTGGCGCAGGTGCGGCTGGCCGGGGCCGGCTCCGCGGCGCTGCGCACCGACGAGCGCAGCGGCATCCTCGACGTCGGTCGCATGGCGCTGACGATGCGCGACGCGCAGAACGATGGCCGGGTGCTGTCGATCCCCATCGAGGATCCGCAGTTCCGCACGCGGCACTCCGGGGTGGCGATCCTCACCGATGATGACGAGGTGCGGTCGTTCTTCGCGGGCATCCGCGACGGATCCGCGGAACCGCCCGGGACGACCGGCTGA
- a CDS encoding glycosyltransferase family 2 protein — MGSSDPLRETAAPGADATWFVMPLFNEGAVVGDVVRELRRSYPLVVCVDDGSTDGSAQAAAEAGAAVVRHPYNMGQGAALKTGIDYALRDPMMRQVVTFDSDGQHRVEDAAEMIALREAEGVDIVLGSRFLDNRTKPGLLKRMVLRGAVWYTNLTSGVKLTDAHNGLRVIGRSACERITIEQNRMAHASELVEEIGRLKLTVREHPVHILYTDYSRSKGQSVLNSVNIVIDMLFR; from the coding sequence ATGGGGAGTTCCGACCCTTTGCGCGAAACTGCCGCGCCGGGGGCGGACGCCACCTGGTTCGTCATGCCCCTGTTCAACGAGGGGGCCGTGGTCGGGGATGTGGTGCGTGAACTGCGCCGCAGTTACCCCCTCGTCGTCTGCGTCGACGACGGCAGCACCGACGGTTCCGCCCAGGCGGCCGCGGAGGCCGGTGCGGCGGTGGTGCGCCATCCCTACAACATGGGGCAGGGCGCCGCGTTGAAGACCGGCATCGACTACGCCCTGCGGGACCCGATGATGCGGCAGGTCGTGACCTTCGACTCCGACGGCCAGCACCGGGTGGAGGATGCCGCCGAGATGATCGCCCTGCGGGAGGCCGAGGGCGTCGACATCGTGCTCGGCTCCCGCTTCCTCGACAACCGCACGAAGCCGGGCCTGCTGAAGCGGATGGTGCTGCGCGGCGCCGTCTGGTACACGAACCTCACCAGCGGGGTGAAGCTCACCGACGCCCACAACGGCCTGCGGGTGATCGGTCGTTCCGCCTGCGAGCGCATCACCATCGAGCAGAACCGTATGGCGCACGCCTCCGAGCTCGTGGAGGAGATCGGACGCCTTAAGCTCACCGTGCGGGAGCACCCGGTGCACATCCTCTACACCGACTATTCGCGGTCCAAGGGCCAGTCGGTGCTGAACTCGGTGAACATCGTCATCGACATGCTGTTCCGCTGA
- a CDS encoding DUF2304 domain-containing protein: MEELLDVLRATVGPGGRTMIIQALLIAGIVSIVAWLFIHRGTKQLAVRRLLVIAFALFALLTVLFPAMLTRVAHIVGVGRGTDLLLYATVLVLLGFLALQEARTKDAEKRTTHLARRLAIDEAEPAAQYRQRSLNTHHG, from the coding sequence GTGGAAGAACTTCTTGACGTGCTGCGAGCAACAGTCGGCCCTGGGGGCCGCACAATGATCATCCAGGCGCTCCTCATCGCGGGCATCGTGTCGATAGTTGCCTGGCTCTTCATCCACCGGGGAACCAAGCAGCTGGCCGTGCGCCGCTTGCTGGTGATCGCCTTCGCGTTGTTCGCTCTCCTCACCGTGCTGTTCCCCGCCATGCTCACTCGCGTCGCGCACATCGTAGGGGTCGGACGCGGAACCGACCTTCTGCTCTACGCCACAGTTCTGGTTCTGCTCGGCTTCCTCGCCCTGCAAGAGGCACGGACCAAGGATGCCGAAAAACGCACCACCCATCTCGCCCGACGCCTAGCCATCGATGAGGCCGAACCGGCTGCGCAGTACCGCCAACGCTCGCTCAACACACACCACGGATGA